A stretch of the Sulfurospirillum sp. UCH001 genome encodes the following:
- a CDS encoding EAL domain-containing protein — protein sequence MERTQIASLKQMSKGMTLLYIEDDPQARDAANSLFSDFFDDVIVGFDGEDGARLFASNYHKIDLVITDITMPRMNGIEMIHAIRQINPDIAIIVLSAHNETSFLTQTIEAGVDGYLIKPLNVTQLIRSIGKVVEKLHLRYENKKNSLLLKQYENITNTSSIISKTDPKGVITFVNEKFCQISGFTKEELIGKPHNVIRHPDMPKTAFRDLWRTIKDEKRTWQGIVKNRAKNGDTYYVKTTVQPILNPEGEVQEYISLRHDITAIMSDKKQLFDFLEANRLSVLILVQIEDYNILEKFYDKASVEKIEDAFGKNMLYLMPNRWGFQRVYHLENGLYAFAIDRRNCKASKEEIHAVLEQFLMNVKEYVVKIDSIEYDISAICSFTYGIFKIFEDAKIGIENAIQTKQPIVYADGLSGIEYDNALKNIETIHIIKTAIDNRKIISYFQPIVNNQTQKIEKYESLVRLVTEDGQLLTPLYFLDTAKKGRYYSKITKIVLENSFAALYKISEAAISINLSVHDIERDEITHYIENLLVQHEDEAHRIIFELLESEDIKDFALIKQFIQKVKAKGVKIAIDDFGTGYSNFERLLSYEPDILKIDGSLIKNIHNNQINQHIVETVMLFAKKQNLSTVAEFVENETIYEIVRDMGIDYSQGFYFGKPEMF from the coding sequence ATGGAGCGCACGCAGATTGCATCACTCAAACAAATGAGCAAGGGGATGACGCTTCTATACATTGAAGACGATCCTCAAGCACGAGATGCCGCCAATAGCCTCTTTTCAGACTTTTTCGATGACGTCATCGTAGGTTTTGACGGAGAGGATGGTGCTCGTTTATTTGCATCAAACTACCATAAAATTGATCTAGTCATTACAGACATTACGATGCCACGCATGAATGGTATCGAGATGATTCACGCCATCAGACAGATCAATCCCGATATTGCCATCATCGTCCTATCTGCACATAATGAGACTAGCTTTCTTACTCAAACCATAGAAGCAGGTGTAGATGGGTATTTGATCAAACCGCTCAATGTCACACAGCTTATTCGAAGTATCGGCAAAGTGGTTGAGAAACTCCATTTACGTTATGAAAACAAAAAAAATTCGCTCTTACTCAAACAGTACGAAAACATTACAAATACAAGTTCTATCATCTCCAAGACAGATCCTAAGGGTGTCATTACATTTGTGAATGAAAAATTTTGTCAAATCTCTGGCTTCACAAAAGAGGAGCTCATCGGTAAACCTCACAACGTTATACGTCATCCAGATATGCCAAAAACTGCTTTTAGAGATCTTTGGAGAACCATCAAAGATGAGAAAAGAACATGGCAAGGCATTGTAAAGAACCGCGCTAAGAATGGCGATACTTACTATGTCAAGACGACTGTTCAACCCATCTTAAATCCTGAGGGTGAAGTACAAGAGTACATCTCATTGCGCCATGATATTACAGCTATCATGAGCGATAAAAAACAACTTTTCGACTTCCTAGAAGCCAATCGCCTCTCTGTACTCATTTTGGTGCAAATAGAAGACTACAACATTTTAGAGAAGTTTTACGATAAAGCCAGCGTTGAAAAAATCGAAGATGCTTTTGGCAAGAACATGCTCTATCTTATGCCAAATCGTTGGGGTTTTCAGAGAGTTTATCATCTGGAAAATGGGTTGTATGCCTTTGCAATAGATAGACGAAACTGCAAAGCCAGTAAGGAAGAAATCCACGCGGTGTTAGAGCAATTTTTGATGAATGTTAAAGAGTATGTTGTTAAAATCGATTCTATTGAGTATGACATTTCGGCTATTTGTAGCTTCACGTACGGCATCTTTAAAATCTTTGAAGACGCTAAAATTGGTATTGAAAATGCCATTCAAACAAAACAGCCTATCGTCTATGCTGATGGACTCTCTGGCATTGAGTATGATAATGCTCTGAAAAATATCGAAACCATTCATATCATTAAAACCGCTATCGATAATCGCAAAATCATCTCGTATTTTCAGCCTATCGTCAACAACCAAACTCAAAAAATTGAAAAATACGAGTCATTGGTTCGTCTTGTCACAGAAGATGGACAGCTTCTTACCCCTTTGTATTTTCTAGATACCGCCAAAAAAGGGCGTTACTACTCAAAAATCACCAAAATTGTTTTGGAAAACTCTTTTGCGGCACTCTATAAAATTTCAGAAGCTGCTATCTCCATCAACCTTTCTGTCCATGACATTGAGCGTGATGAGATCACTCACTACATTGAAAATCTGCTCGTACAACATGAAGATGAAGCGCATCGCATCATTTTCGAGCTTTTAGAGAGTGAAGATATCAAAGACTTTGCACTCATCAAGCAGTTTATTCAAAAAGTAAAAGCAAAGGGTGTAAAAATCGCTATTGATGATTTTGGAACAGGCTACTCGAACTTTGAGCGATTGCTCTCTTATGAACCAGACATCCTTAAAATCGATGGGAGTTTAATTAAAAATATTCACAACAATCAAATTAATCAACACATCGTAGAAACTGTCATGCTCTTTGCTAAAAAACAAAACTTAAGTACTGTAGCTGAATTTGTGGAAAATGAGACCATCTACGAAATTGTCCGTGATATGGGGATTGATTATTCACAAGGGTTTTATTTCGGAAAACCTGAGATGTTTTAG
- a CDS encoding phosphatidylserine decarboxylase — protein MQRYPNFKSSIASRLFGTFASKEFPSAIQRIINQTYTSMMKVDLMEFEEASSYKSLNALFTRRFKTRRLFNICEKTLISPCDSFVSAFGSITNNLALQIKGFSYDVRSLLGDYIAKSAKDRLEDGAFVNFYLSPRDYHRYHAPIDMRIVKAVHIPGKLYPVNLTWLKKIEGLFVENERVVLECYTKENKLFYMVFVGALNVGKMTFTFDATIKTNAKASLQQCYLYDNLVISKGDELGHFEMGSTIVMLFEKDSINLELEGITHVKFGQPIGGIKNGAHADCITQTNEQGDDASIH, from the coding sequence ATGCAACGCTACCCTAACTTTAAAAGTTCTATTGCGTCACGTCTTTTTGGAACATTTGCATCCAAAGAGTTCCCAAGCGCAATACAACGTATCATCAATCAAACGTACACCTCAATGATGAAGGTTGATTTGATGGAATTTGAAGAAGCGAGCTCATACAAGAGTCTAAACGCGCTTTTTACCCGACGGTTTAAAACACGTCGTCTTTTTAACATTTGTGAGAAAACGCTCATTTCTCCATGTGACAGTTTTGTAAGCGCCTTTGGAAGTATTACAAACAACCTTGCGTTACAAATCAAAGGTTTTAGTTACGATGTACGAAGTTTGCTTGGCGATTATATTGCCAAGAGTGCTAAAGATCGTTTGGAAGATGGAGCATTTGTCAACTTTTATCTCTCACCACGTGATTATCATCGTTACCATGCACCTATCGATATGCGCATTGTAAAAGCAGTCCACATCCCTGGGAAACTCTATCCTGTCAATTTAACGTGGCTTAAAAAGATAGAAGGGCTTTTTGTTGAAAATGAACGTGTTGTTCTTGAGTGTTATACCAAAGAAAATAAGCTTTTTTATATGGTTTTTGTAGGTGCGCTCAATGTAGGGAAGATGACATTCACATTTGATGCTACAATCAAGACAAACGCAAAAGCGAGTCTTCAACAGTGTTACCTTTATGACAATCTTGTTATCTCGAAAGGAGATGAACTAGGTCATTTTGAGATGGGTTCAACCATCGTTATGCTTTTTGAAAAGGATTCCATCAATCTCGAACTTGAAGGAATTACTCATGTTAAGTTTGGACAACCAATAGGGGGAATAAAGAATGGAGCGCACGCAGATTGCATCACTCAAACAAATGAGCAAGGGGATGACGCTTCTATACATTGA
- the dbpA gene encoding ATP-dependent RNA helicase DbpA → MFNTFIKDPKMLQNLKDLGYVTMTPIQKECLPLALAGRDLIAKAKTGSGKTAAFGLPLLLNLNVSSMRIQSIVLCPTRELAEQVSGELRRLARFAHNIKIVTLCGGTRFVPQCISLEHGAHIIVGTPGRILQHLQEKTINFEHVKTLVLDEADRMLDMGFYEDIEKIIAKMPHKRQTLLFSATFPKEIEQMCNEVQTDAIRVSIEEEAHTSPNITQICYSVEEHDKEEALKGVLLEHDAKSAIIFCKTKVGVAELQSYLVDEGFDALSLHGDLEQIDRDEHLLLFANGSAQILVATDLASRGLDIKDVEMVINYELPQTMEIYTHRIGRTGRMGKEGLAVSFVTPKEEGFFEELKEANFNFVCKAISELNPSRTTPQKALYITLCIDGGKKQKVRAGDILGTLTKDLGLEGSVIGKIDILEKYAYVAIQRDYADKAFDGLCSTTIKNRRFKIWKLG, encoded by the coding sequence ATGTTCAACACGTTTATCAAAGATCCAAAAATGCTTCAAAACCTCAAAGATTTAGGCTATGTGACGATGACACCCATTCAAAAAGAGTGTCTTCCTCTAGCACTTGCAGGTCGTGACCTTATCGCAAAAGCTAAAACGGGGAGTGGAAAAACGGCTGCATTTGGACTACCGCTTCTTCTAAATCTCAATGTCAGCTCCATGCGCATTCAATCCATCGTGCTGTGTCCGACTCGTGAACTTGCAGAGCAGGTGAGTGGAGAGCTAAGAAGGCTTGCCAGATTTGCGCATAACATCAAGATCGTTACACTCTGTGGTGGGACGCGCTTTGTACCGCAGTGTATCTCTTTAGAACATGGTGCACACATCATCGTAGGAACACCAGGACGCATTTTGCAACATTTGCAAGAAAAAACTATCAATTTTGAGCATGTTAAAACATTAGTCCTTGATGAAGCAGACAGAATGCTTGATATGGGTTTTTATGAGGACATAGAAAAGATCATCGCAAAGATGCCACACAAACGCCAAACCTTGCTTTTTTCCGCAACTTTCCCGAAAGAAATAGAGCAGATGTGCAACGAAGTGCAAACAGACGCCATTCGTGTAAGCATCGAAGAAGAAGCGCATACATCACCCAACATTACCCAAATCTGTTACAGCGTAGAAGAACATGACAAAGAAGAAGCGCTTAAGGGTGTTTTGTTGGAGCATGACGCAAAGTCGGCCATCATCTTCTGTAAAACAAAAGTAGGCGTAGCTGAGCTTCAAAGTTATTTGGTTGATGAAGGGTTTGACGCACTCTCTTTGCATGGTGATTTAGAGCAGATAGACCGTGACGAACACTTGCTTCTCTTTGCCAACGGTAGTGCTCAAATCTTGGTTGCAACGGATTTGGCTTCTCGTGGTCTTGACATCAAAGATGTGGAGATGGTCATTAACTATGAGCTTCCACAAACGATGGAGATTTACACCCACCGCATTGGTCGAACAGGACGCATGGGCAAAGAGGGCTTAGCGGTGAGTTTTGTCACACCAAAAGAAGAGGGCTTTTTTGAAGAGCTTAAAGAGGCAAATTTCAACTTTGTTTGCAAAGCCATAAGTGAGCTCAATCCAAGCCGAACAACGCCTCAAAAAGCGCTTTATATCACACTGTGTATTGATGGTGGTAAAAAGCAAAAAGTAAGAGCGGGCGACATTTTGGGAACTCTGACCAAAGACCTTGGACTTGAGGGCAGTGTGATAGGTAAAATCGACATCTTGGAAAAATACGCTTACGTAGCTATACAACGTGACTACGCCGATAAAGCCTTTGATGGACTATGCTCTACCACCATTAAAAACAGGCGCTTTAAGATATGGAAATTGGGATAA
- a CDS encoding transcriptional regulator, translating to MKKELKPYLALCDAIGKLFYPNVEVVMHDLEAKKLVHIVNAFSKRRVGDAMLSELKDLNSIKENWVGPYEKISSDGKRLKAVSIIVRDVEEKPIGMICINYNTEPIEALFESLKGFLHMSEAEPKPSVLFSQSWREHTDETIEKYLSSKNIALSGLSSDDKKELVIFLESEGIFAIRNVVGYICSVLNVSKATIYNWLKAVRG from the coding sequence ATGAAAAAAGAGCTCAAACCTTATCTCGCCTTGTGCGATGCTATCGGCAAACTATTTTACCCTAATGTTGAAGTTGTTATGCACGACTTAGAAGCCAAAAAACTTGTGCACATCGTCAATGCCTTTTCTAAGCGTCGTGTAGGCGATGCGATGCTAAGTGAACTCAAAGATCTAAACAGCATTAAAGAGAACTGGGTAGGACCATACGAGAAAATCAGCAGTGATGGTAAACGCCTCAAAGCCGTCAGCATCATCGTGCGTGATGTCGAGGAAAAGCCTATCGGGATGATTTGCATTAACTACAACACAGAGCCGATAGAAGCACTTTTTGAATCACTCAAAGGCTTTTTACATATGAGTGAAGCAGAGCCTAAACCATCAGTGCTTTTCTCACAAAGTTGGAGAGAACATACGGATGAAACCATTGAAAAGTATTTGAGTAGCAAAAACATTGCCCTCTCAGGACTTTCAAGCGACGATAAAAAAGAGTTAGTCATCTTCTTAGAAAGCGAAGGCATTTTTGCCATTCGAAACGTTGTAGGCTACATCTGCTCAGTATTGAACGTCTCAAAAGCTACGATTTATAACTGGCTTAAAGCGGTGAGAGGCTAA
- a CDS encoding NAD(P)-dependent oxidoreductase, translating into MAIGFIGLGNLGTAVAKRLQSMNEDVLVWNRTKAKAEAKGFVCENSPKALIEKCDTVLMCLFDSAGVRDVLSMQEGLLSADLKGKTIIDLTTNHFNDVIEFHAMVEAKGGSYLECPVLGSVVPASKGELTAVCAGKEAVYLHAKPLLEKFASTIFHLKEAGFAAKMKLINNLCLGSFMATIAECAALGEACGIEKKELLEILGAGGGKSLVLAAKTQKLIDEDFSPHFSNAAINKDLHCLQDLAYSLNRPLYTASVTKELFSKMKMMGKGDEDFSSIYQLFKA; encoded by the coding sequence ATGGCGATTGGTTTTATAGGTTTAGGAAACTTGGGCACAGCCGTTGCAAAACGCTTACAAAGCATGAATGAGGACGTTTTAGTTTGGAATAGAACCAAAGCAAAAGCAGAAGCAAAAGGCTTTGTATGTGAGAATTCGCCAAAAGCACTCATCGAAAAATGCGATACGGTACTTATGTGTTTATTTGACTCAGCAGGTGTACGAGATGTACTCAGTATGCAAGAAGGACTTTTAAGCGCAGACCTTAAAGGTAAAACTATCATTGATTTAACGACCAACCATTTTAACGATGTCATAGAGTTTCATGCGATGGTAGAAGCCAAAGGTGGCAGTTACTTAGAATGCCCAGTGCTTGGCAGTGTTGTACCTGCAAGTAAGGGAGAACTCACTGCCGTATGTGCTGGAAAAGAAGCGGTTTATTTGCATGCTAAACCATTGCTTGAGAAATTTGCTTCAACCATTTTCCATCTCAAAGAAGCAGGTTTCGCGGCAAAGATGAAACTTATCAACAACCTCTGCCTTGGCTCATTCATGGCAACGATTGCAGAGTGTGCAGCACTTGGTGAGGCATGTGGCATTGAGAAAAAAGAACTTTTAGAGATTTTAGGTGCAGGTGGTGGAAAATCGCTCGTGCTTGCAGCAAAAACACAAAAACTCATAGATGAAGACTTTAGCCCGCATTTTAGTAATGCTGCTATCAATAAAGACTTGCATTGTTTACAAGATTTAGCTTATAGCCTCAATCGACCACTTTATACGGCAAGTGTTACGAAAGAGCTTTTTTCTAAGATGAAAATGATGGGCAAAGGTGATGAGGACTTTAGTTCTATTTATCAACTTTTCAAAGCGTAA
- a CDS encoding 2-isopropylmalate synthase — protein sequence MQSTQTFKKYKPYPLVPLSHREWASNIITQAPIWVSTDLRDGNQALVEPMNASKKLAYFQKLVEMGFKEIEIAYPSASQTDFDFCRALIEQKLIPDDVRISVLTPSIEKHIKKTFQAIKGAKRVTIHLYNPTADNQRKIVFNKSKEEIITLALEGTRIIKEEAEKFKGDVMFQYSPESFSQTELEFASDVVNAVISEWMPTKNAPMVINLPNTLEACTPNIYADRIEWMSKQMLERDAVILSVHPHNDRGTAVASAEMAILAGAQRVEGTLMGNGERAGNVDLVTLAFNLYSQGIDPMLDVHNIDAVLQEIITLTHSTIHPRHPYVGSMIYTAFSGTHQDAIKKGMEHQKDVLDGYWHVPYLIIDPKDIKRDYRDVVRINSQSGKSGVAYVLKEFYGIETTKTMQIEIATEVQKLCDEKGIEVNAEEIFKVFRQMCKL from the coding sequence ATGCAAAGTACACAAACATTTAAAAAATACAAACCGTACCCATTGGTGCCTTTATCTCACAGAGAATGGGCGAGTAACATCATTACCCAAGCTCCTATTTGGGTTAGTACCGATTTAAGAGATGGCAATCAAGCGTTGGTTGAGCCAATGAATGCGAGCAAAAAATTGGCATATTTTCAAAAATTGGTTGAGATGGGCTTTAAAGAGATCGAGATTGCCTATCCGAGTGCCTCTCAAACAGACTTTGATTTTTGTAGAGCGTTGATTGAGCAGAAATTGATACCAGATGATGTACGCATTAGCGTTTTAACACCTTCAATTGAGAAACACATCAAAAAAACGTTTCAAGCCATCAAAGGTGCAAAAAGAGTAACAATCCATCTTTACAATCCAACAGCGGATAACCAGCGCAAAATTGTGTTCAACAAAAGCAAAGAAGAGATCATCACTTTAGCGTTAGAGGGCACACGTATCATCAAAGAAGAGGCGGAAAAATTCAAAGGTGATGTGATGTTTCAGTACTCTCCTGAGAGTTTTTCTCAAACGGAGTTGGAGTTTGCGAGTGATGTTGTGAACGCGGTTATCAGCGAGTGGATGCCAACCAAAAATGCACCGATGGTTATCAACTTGCCTAACACTTTGGAAGCGTGTACACCTAACATCTATGCCGATAGAATCGAGTGGATGAGTAAACAGATGTTGGAACGTGACGCGGTTATTTTAAGTGTTCATCCACACAATGACAGAGGTACAGCGGTTGCGAGTGCGGAGATGGCGATTTTAGCGGGTGCGCAAAGAGTTGAGGGAACATTGATGGGAAATGGTGAGAGAGCAGGCAATGTTGATTTGGTTACGTTGGCGTTCAACCTTTACTCACAAGGGATTGATCCGATGTTGGATGTTCATAACATCGATGCCGTGTTGCAAGAGATCATCACATTGACGCACAGTACCATTCATCCCCGTCACCCCTATGTGGGCTCTATGATTTACACGGCTTTTTCGGGCACGCATCAGGACGCAATAAAGAAAGGTATGGAGCATCAGAAGGACGTGTTAGATGGTTATTGGCACGTACCGTATCTTATTATTGACCCAAAGGACATTAAGCGGGATTATCGTGATGTGGTGCGCATCAACTCTCAGTCAGGCAAAAGTGGTGTGGCGTATGTCCTTAAAGAGTTTTATGGCATTGAAACAACCAAAACGATGCAGATAGAAATTGCCACAGAGGTACAAAAATTGTGCGATGAAAAGGGTATAGAAGTCAATGCAGAAGAGATTTTTAAAGTCTTTAGACAAATGTGCAAATTGTAA
- a CDS encoding MOSC domain-containing protein: MANVLSLQVGRAKTYGNAQSKDFLDKEWHSASFKEVSKTPLFARFIGLDGDEVADTTHHGGIHKAIFANSYENYAYWASFLGVEHLPFGALAENLTITGLHERSVMLGDVHQIGTAILQVSQPRKPCWKISRRWNHTAFTNEIFTSGLTGWYYKVLQEGVIGLGDEIKVVTQKNAHVTILEANEAFREPEKYRSVLETILEIPSLATSYKESIIKRLKNESDLSYMKTQ; this comes from the coding sequence ATGGCAAATGTACTTTCCCTGCAAGTTGGGCGTGCAAAAACGTATGGCAATGCGCAGTCAAAAGATTTTTTAGATAAAGAGTGGCACAGTGCTTCGTTCAAAGAAGTAAGCAAGACACCACTCTTTGCACGTTTTATAGGCTTAGATGGCGATGAAGTTGCCGATACGACGCATCATGGTGGAATCCATAAAGCCATCTTTGCCAATAGCTATGAAAATTATGCGTATTGGGCTTCCTTTTTGGGCGTTGAGCATTTGCCTTTTGGAGCATTGGCTGAGAATTTAACCATCACAGGTTTGCATGAACGAAGTGTAATGCTTGGGGATGTTCATCAAATAGGTACAGCCATACTGCAAGTTTCACAACCACGAAAACCATGTTGGAAAATTTCACGAAGATGGAACCACACCGCTTTTACCAATGAAATTTTTACCAGCGGGTTGACAGGTTGGTACTATAAAGTGCTGCAAGAAGGAGTTATAGGCTTAGGCGATGAGATCAAAGTCGTAACACAAAAAAATGCTCATGTCACCATCTTAGAAGCCAACGAAGCATTTAGAGAACCTGAAAAATACAGATCAGTACTTGAGACTATTTTAGAGATTCCTTCTCTTGCTACTTCTTATAAAGAGAGCATTATCAAGCGGTTGAAAAATGAAAGTGATCTTTCGTATATGAAAACGCAGTAA
- a CDS encoding YebC/PmpR family DNA-binding transcriptional regulator yields MGRAFEYRKAAKMKRWGNMSRVFPRLGRMIMIAAKEGGGDPDMNPKLRAAILNAKAENMPKDNIDAAIKRALGKDAQTLTETTYEGKGPHGSLFFVECATDNNTRTVANIKSAFKKAGGEMVNNGSLDFMFSRKAVFEFAKIADMDLEELELELIDAGLEEIEEEDGIVLVYADYTNFGSLSAAFERLGIALTKATLERIANTPITPTEEQMPDIEKIIERIEEDDDVQAVYTNLG; encoded by the coding sequence ATGGGAAGAGCGTTTGAATACCGAAAAGCCGCAAAAATGAAGCGATGGGGCAATATGTCCCGTGTATTTCCAAGACTTGGTCGTATGATCATGATCGCCGCAAAAGAAGGCGGTGGCGATCCTGACATGAATCCAAAATTAAGAGCCGCTATCCTCAATGCGAAAGCGGAAAATATGCCAAAAGACAACATTGATGCTGCTATCAAAAGAGCTTTAGGCAAAGACGCACAGACGCTTACAGAGACAACTTATGAAGGTAAAGGACCGCATGGCTCACTTTTTTTTGTTGAATGTGCGACTGACAATAACACCAGAACCGTTGCTAACATCAAAAGTGCCTTTAAAAAAGCAGGCGGCGAGATGGTCAACAATGGCTCTCTCGATTTTATGTTCTCTCGCAAAGCTGTTTTTGAGTTTGCTAAAATAGCCGATATGGACTTGGAAGAATTAGAGCTTGAACTCATTGACGCAGGACTCGAAGAGATTGAAGAAGAAGATGGCATCGTCCTTGTATATGCAGATTACACCAATTTTGGAAGTTTAAGTGCAGCGTTTGAACGCTTAGGTATCGCTTTAACCAAAGCAACCTTAGAGCGTATTGCGAACACACCTATTACTCCAACCGAAGAACAAATGCCAGATATTGAAAAAATCATAGAGCGCATTGAAGAAGACGACGACGTCCAAGCGGTTTACACCAACCTCGGTTAA
- a CDS encoding lactate utilization protein, protein MEVLKKIYKKHGFELICVPTQEEALSVAMSFIKPHMSIGMGGSTTVKQIGLYDYVTSRKDITLYNQYEPGISMEENMQRRRQGLVSDLFICGTNALTKNGELVNADGSGNRVAAQIFGPKKVLIIAGINKLVENVEEGFKRIHDVASPKNIERMNNVAISMGKEPRYTMSNIGKKFAYINGDEEGRTTIILVDEELGY, encoded by the coding sequence ATGGAAGTACTGAAAAAAATTTATAAAAAACATGGCTTTGAGTTGATCTGTGTTCCTACTCAAGAGGAAGCACTGAGTGTTGCAATGAGTTTCATTAAGCCTCATATGAGTATTGGCATGGGCGGTTCGACGACAGTAAAACAAATAGGGCTTTATGACTATGTTACTTCTCGTAAAGATATTACCCTTTACAATCAGTACGAACCAGGTATTAGCATGGAAGAAAATATGCAAAGAAGACGCCAAGGGTTGGTCTCTGATCTTTTCATCTGCGGTACGAATGCATTAACAAAAAATGGTGAATTGGTGAATGCAGATGGTAGTGGAAATAGAGTTGCTGCACAAATTTTTGGACCTAAAAAAGTGTTGATTATTGCGGGCATTAATAAACTCGTTGAAAACGTGGAAGAGGGCTTTAAACGCATTCATGATGTTGCAAGTCCTAAAAACATTGAGCGTATGAATAACGTTGCTATTAGCATGGGAAAAGAGCCACGCTACACTATGAGTAATATTGGTAAAAAATTTGCCTATATCAATGGCGATGAAGAAGGTCGCACAACAATTATTTTGGTAGACGAGGAACTTGGCTATTAA
- a CDS encoding TAXI family TRAP transporter solute-binding subunit — protein sequence MRKTFLAVSAAICLATAVSAAEFINVLTGGTSGIYYPLGVALSQMYAKAIPDSKTAVQATKASVENLNLLQAGRGEAAISLGDSLSDAYKGNTEAGFKAPLSKLRTISALYPNYIHFVAAADSGIKSFDDIKGKRISVGAPKSGTELNSRAILAAAGISYKDFAKVEYLSYAESVELMKNRQLDVTLLSSGAGVAALRDLATSQKVVFLTIPEEIVKKIDDPAYQVGVIPANTYEGQTSDVKTVSVQNFLVTHSGVSEQTVYTMTKTMFENLDQMVAAHAAAKGIKLENAAKNPPAPLHPGAERYYKEVGVLK from the coding sequence ATGAGAAAAACGTTTTTAGCAGTAAGTGCGGCTATATGTTTAGCGACAGCAGTTTCTGCAGCAGAGTTTATCAACGTTCTTACGGGCGGAACGAGCGGTATTTATTATCCTTTGGGTGTAGCACTGTCACAGATGTATGCCAAAGCGATTCCAGACTCTAAAACAGCCGTTCAAGCGACCAAAGCAAGTGTTGAAAACCTCAATCTTCTTCAAGCAGGACGTGGTGAAGCTGCGATTTCTTTAGGTGATTCGCTCTCAGATGCGTATAAAGGAAATACAGAAGCTGGCTTTAAAGCACCACTTTCAAAACTTCGTACGATTTCAGCACTCTATCCAAACTACATTCATTTTGTTGCAGCGGCAGATTCTGGCATCAAATCATTTGACGACATTAAGGGTAAACGTATCTCTGTAGGTGCGCCAAAATCAGGAACAGAACTTAACTCAAGAGCTATTCTTGCAGCAGCAGGGATTAGCTATAAAGACTTTGCAAAGGTTGAATACCTCTCTTACGCTGAGTCTGTAGAGCTCATGAAAAACAGACAACTGGATGTGACCTTGCTTTCTTCAGGAGCTGGTGTAGCAGCACTTCGTGACTTAGCTACTTCACAAAAGGTTGTGTTCTTAACGATTCCAGAAGAAATTGTTAAAAAAATTGATGATCCTGCATACCAAGTCGGTGTTATTCCTGCCAATACCTATGAGGGGCAAACCAGTGATGTTAAAACAGTTTCTGTTCAAAACTTCCTTGTCACACACTCTGGTGTATCTGAACAAACCGTTTATACGATGACAAAAACGATGTTTGAAAATTTAGACCAAATGGTTGCGGCTCATGCTGCGGCTAAAGGCATTAAGCTTGAAAATGCAGCAAAAAATCCTCCTGCACCATTACACCCTGGTGCTGAGCGTTACTATAAAGAAGTAGGTGTTTTAAAATAA